Below is a genomic region from Miscanthus floridulus cultivar M001 chromosome 1, ASM1932011v1, whole genome shotgun sequence.
AGGCTGTAAACCGTCCAGGTAACGCCGCGCCATGCGCGGCCACCGATCTTGACGCGGCAGGCCCTGCTCCGTCAGCGGTCAGTGATTCCGGtcatcgccacgtcagccctatGCCGCGCGTGGCGCGACATAGGTATTTAGCCGCGCCAGTGCAATatgcgtggccaaaagtgttagttaaaaaaacccgaccatattagatttaaaattagttttcaacaaATATTAAAATTAGAAAAGAAATTCGCGAACGCTGACCTGTGACCAAACTGCTATTGCTGCAACCAAAAAAAACTGCTATTGCTAATTTTCTACCACTAGGTGAAAGTCGGAAGGACGGCAAGACCAGCAGAAACCAACGCTTGCTAAGGGGATTAGTCTGCGCACAGTGCCATGTGAACCATCGTGCTCAAGAGATAAGGCTGtctttagttcgcgaattttgaaaatttggctactgtattACTTTCGTTTTTTTtaacaattattgttcaatcatggactaattaggctcaaaacgttcgtctcgtaattttcaattaaattgtataattaattttttcgtctatatttaatactctatgcacgtatcgtaagattcgatgtaataggtACGTATTTTTTGAAAAAGTTTTTGGTACCAAAACAAGCAATAAGCAATTAGATAAGCGTCCATGTCAAGCTGGAGTGGGGTTTGATCCTGTCACGTCTTGACGCTTTCAATGTCAGAGAAAATTCACGCCACAGGCCTGCAACCACAGCCAGGAAATTCAGAGATGCGGTGCGTGTGACATGACGAATCCAGGATCAAATTCAGAGACCTGGTGCAAACTGGAAAGCCGCGCGTCGGCCGTCGGCTGGTGTGTGGGATCGGAACCACTGACCCGTGGGCCCTGCTCCCGCAGTGCTGCCTGCCGCGCGCGGAACACCACCCCCGGGCATAACCACCGGGGGCCGTCACGCCGCGCCGCGACGCGGACGCCTCTCCCTCCGCTTGCCGCCGCCTCGTGCTCGCGCGATCGGACGACGACTCCACCGCGCCAACcgatctcccctctcctctctccgACTCTCCCCGCGCCCGCGGCGAGAAATAAAAGAAATCCCCGACCCCGACACGCCACCCGCAAATCTCGCTCTCCCCGCCGCCGTCCCGCACGCCTCGGCCGCGCCGCACGCTCGCCCGCACGATCCCATGccccccgccgctgccgccgcagcGGGGCCCTCGCCTCGCAGGTGGCTCGCGGCGGCCGTCATCGCGCTCGCCTGTCTCCTCGTGCCGGCGGTCGCCAGGCCCGACAAGGAGATGCGGGAGAGGTTCTACGGGACGCTCGTCACCAACGGCACGCACAACGCCTCCGGGGACGGCAGCATCGCCGAGATGTTCGGCCGCGTGCTCGACAAGGAGTTCTCCGACAGCGACACGCCCGACGGTACGAATCTGGATCTGCGCCAGGCATTTGGGTTCGAGCTGGGTAGCAATGGCTCGGACAAGAGTTTGTCACAGCTTTGGGCTTCGGCATCTGCTGTACTGTAGCTACAGCTTTTATTATATCATTCAGTATTTTTTTTTGAATGACGATTTGTGCTTCTGTTCATCCTCTTGCAGCTCCCGACAAGAGTAGCTTCAACAACAGCGTATCAGATCATCAAGTAGGTGTGACTTTCCTCTTGCTTGCATGTGACCTATTGTTCTCCGATGACGTTTGCCGAAACTGCTGTGTAACCTTTACAATTATTAGTTTTTTCTTTTTCCCGAAGAACCACATTTGCATTTATTAGTAAGATGGGGCTTTTTTTGAAAAGTTCACCGTGAAAAGTTCACAAATGGTGAATGAACATCATGCATGTCTACTATTGCCCTAGATTGTCACCTACAAGAACTAGTAATGGGTAATCTAGTGAATAAATATGGAATAGTATTGTTGCTGCGAAAGTAGTTTCCAATGAAAGCAAAGAGGAGTTCCATTTAGGGAATGTTTCCAATGCACCTGCATAATTAGAATCTGCTTGGTGAATCAGTGACAAAAGTGAAGTGAAGTGCCTCAGCAACCTGCAGGGATTAGTGAGACAGTCAATAAAAGCGATAAATGACACCCTTGCTAATCACTAGATTTTTAGCTTCTCATATCAAGATACAGTGTTTCGATGGCACTTGCTCCTTTGCCGTATATATGTAGATGTCAGATTAGTTATATGTTTTATGCTTATTATGAAACTTTATATTTTGTAAGTGTGTTGTTCTGCCGAGGTAACTCGATGTATGTGAATTTTCCCCAGCCTCCCGTTATATCATTTGGGTATAGCTTTGCTTCTTGTGTTGTGTTGAAATTACTAATATCTCGTGATCTGATTTACCCTGAGTATTTAACTGTGGAATTGCAAGGATAGAAACAGCtcactttaaaaaaaaaaatggaCATGAAAATTTAGAAAACGTTGTTTTTGGCtgctagatttttttttctttcagtgtGGTTTGCTATAAACAAAATAGTAATTTGTTTTTTGCTCAGGCTGTTCTGGAGACGGTAGCTGTCATTACacatgacaagaagaagaatgatTCACAGCATGCTAAGTATGGCCAGAATTTGAACAACATCATCTGTCGAACTTGCTATATCTGTAGCACCATTCTGTATCAACTTTCTGACTTACACACCGGTTCTGGTGCAGTTCCCCAAAACCTTTCCAAATAGGTGACATGTTTGGAGGCCAGGATGAGACCTCTGATGACTTGGAAACTGTGATAGATAAGGAGGTGTGTAAATTCACTTAACATCATATGATTGGTTTGGTAGCTGCTTACTGAAGGCGTTAACTTTGCACAGGATAATGTTTTTGTGATGTCAAATCGTAAAACAAAGTATCCAACTCTTCAACTAGATTTACGGTCAGCTGCTCCCCACCCCCCCCCCTTCATACCTTCACCTGTATGTGCCCATATGTAATCTCCTATGGCCCCATAACTCGTTATATACAATTTCTCAATGCAGATTGATTAAAGATCTGGTAATTATAATCGTTTCAGCTACTGGTGGTGGTATCATATTCTCTTGTATGGGGCAGCCGGTCAGTAATTTTGAGATATTTTTGTACTTAAGTACTTAACTTCTTACATATTCGGTAGGCATGATATATGTTATTCTTCCAGGTTATCGTTGGTTACCTACTTGCTGGTTCTCTAGTTGGACCTGGGGGGTTGAACTTTATCAATGAAATGGTGCAGGTAACATGATCATTAACAGCTTACAATACAAATTGCACTTTTGTCCCTTTTTCTTTCTTACTTTTCTCCCTTTTCTATTATATATGCCCATCAAAGGGTTAGTATAGACTTTGAAAGGACAAGACTCAtaatttggttaaacttaaagGAGCATGGCCCAGACAATTTTCTTACTCTTAAATCATACTCACCAGAAGATTAATTCCATTTGGCAAATTGAAGTCACATACTTATCAGAATTATTGTGTTCAACTACAGGTGGAGACTTTTGCTCAATTTGGTGTAGTGTTTCTTCTTTTTGCTCTTGGTCTCGAGTTTTCACTGACTAAGGTACTAAAAAAATCTCTGGATGTTGTCTTGAGTCCAATATATCTCTTTCCAAAGTATTTTTGACAAGTGTACATGTCAAAAGGTTTCCTTACTGTGCCTGTCATTTCTATCAGTTGAAAGTCGTTGGTCCTGTTGCTGTACTTGGAGGTCTGCTTCAGATTGCTCTGTTCATGTTCTTATGTGGTCTCACTGCAGCGGTATATGCGTCTATCAAGCTTTAAATTGTCTTTCTTGTTTCTTGGATACATGTTGGATGTTGCACTGTAATAGAAGAACTGCTCTCCTAAAATTAATTTGCAATTTTTCCAGTTGTGTGGTGCTAAATCATCCGAAGGAGTGTTTGTTGGTGCCTTCTTGTCTATGTCATCTACTGCAGTGGTAAGTATATTTGTTCAATGTGGCTGTCATTTTAAATGCACCCTctgtttcaaattgtaagtcattttagttttgttctaagtcaaactactctaactttgaccaagtttatagacaAATATGTTAACATTTACAAAACCGAATAAAAGTATCATTAATGCATGTTTCAATTTTGATTTTAGTAAGGTTATTTTGATGTGTGCTAGATGTTGATCCATTCTCCTATAAACATGGTATGCTGGTCAAACTTAGACTAGTTTGACTAAGAACAAAATTAAAACAACCCACAATTTACTATTACAATTTGATTGGGCATTTCAGCTGAAGAATGGAGTAGGTGGAATATTTTTGGGCATGTTCCAATTATATGAATAGTCTGGCAAATTGTTTTCAGACATTAGTTAAGAATTTTGAGGATCTTCAATCTGTTACCATTTTTCTAGGTTTCGAAGTTTTTAGTGGAAAAAGGTAGTACAAACACGCTTCATGGTCAAGTTACAATTGGAACACTAATACTTCAGGTGAGGACTCTCATCCAATTCTTTCATATATTTTCTCATCTATTGTTATGATCTGGGAAAAAATATTGGTTTTGTTTGAAAAACTGATATTGGAATCTTTAACTCATGTAGTAGGGTAAACCTCTCTCTTATTTGGATATTAGATTATTCTGTAGAGCTTAAGAAAATACATGGAGGGTGAACTTAACATTTAGTACATGGCCAAGTTAACTAGTATTTGAGCAGTGAAAGAAATTGTACTTAATGTTTCTTGGTATGGTAAGATCCCTTTAAGGGAAGCAGGTTCTATGGGCTAGTGGTATAACTGCTTGCGATTAAGATTCAGTGATGTCATCTGTGTTTCGTGTCTCCCTTACTCCAGGATTG
It encodes:
- the LOC136450001 gene encoding K(+) efflux antiporter 5-like isoform X2; translation: MPPAAAAAAGPSPRRWLAAAVIALACLLVPAVARPDKEMRERFYGTLVTNGTHNASGDGSIAEMFGRVLDKEFSDSDTPDAPDKSSFNNSVSDHQAVLETVAVITHDKKKNDSQHANSPKPFQIGDMFGGQDETSDDLETVIDKEDNVFVMSNRKTKYPTLQLDLRLIKDLVIIIVSATGGGIIFSCMGQPVIVGYLLAGSLVGPGGLNFINEMVQVETFAQFGVVFLLFALGLEFSLTKLKVVGPVAVLGGLLQIALFMFLCGLTAALCGAKSSEGVFVGAFLSMSSTAVVSKFLVEKGSTNTLHGQVTIGTLILQDCAVGLLFALLPVLGGASGIFGGVMSMAKLLLVLSIFVAVTYMMTWSIVPRFLKLMIQLSSQTNELYQLASVAFCLLLAWCSDYCGLSLELGSFLAGVMISTTDFAHHTLEQVEAIRNLFAALFLASIGMLIHVKFLWNHVDILLAAVILVIIVKSIVVTIVVKVFGYSIRTAFVVGLSLAQIGEFAFVLLSRASHLHLVGGKMYLLLLGTTALSLVTTPLIFKLIPVVMHLGILMRWFPSENSMQSEDKAVVLEAHNRSL
- the LOC136450001 gene encoding K(+) efflux antiporter 5-like isoform X1; protein product: MPPAAAAAAGPSPRRWLAAAVIALACLLVPAVARPDKEMRERFYGTLVTNGTHNASGDGSIAEMFGRVLDKEFSDSDTPDAPDKSSFNNSVSDHQAVLETVAVITHDKKKNDSQHANSPKPFQIGDMFGGQDETSDDLETVIDKEDNVFVMSNRKTKYPTLQLDLRLIKDLVIIIVSATGGGIIFSCMGQPVIVGYLLAGSLVGPGGLNFINEMVQVETFAQFGVVFLLFALGLEFSLTKLKVVGPVAVLGGLLQIALFMFLCGLTAALCGAKSSEGVFVGAFLSMSSTAVVSKFLVEKGSTNTLHGQVTIGTLILQDCAVGLLFALLPVLGGASGIFGGVMSMAKLLLVLSIFVAVTYMMTWSIVPRFLKLMIQLSSQTNELYQLASVAFCLLLAWCSDYCGLSLELGSFLAGVMISTTDFAHHTLEQVEAIRNLFAALFLASIGMLIHVKFLWNHVDILLAAVILVIIVKSIVVTIVVKVFGYSIRTAFVVGLSLAQIGEFAFVLLSRASHLHLVGGKMYLLLLGTTALSLVTTPLIFKLIPVVMHLGILMRWFPSENSMQSELPLQDKAVVLEAHNRSL